A genomic stretch from Pirellulales bacterium includes:
- a CDS encoding glycosyltransferase family 2 protein produces the protein MNQTNQEHMAQHDTGEDKSQLWRLAEQPTDGPNPDYETLRQLLGPTVCRRLGIFEIPPNFVLSVVIPVYNELRTIEEVVRRIRLTGLPLEMILVDDGSVDGTRDILSRWREAPDMKIIFHDHNQGKGAALRTGFAAATGTVVIVQDADLEYDPAEFVKLVQPIIENQADVVFGSRFSGDNQRVLYFWHYVGNRVLTLLSNMMTNLNLSDMETCYKAFRREVIQKIAPTLRENRFGIEPELTAKIASIPHIRIHERPISYAGRTYAEGKKITWRDGFRALYCIVRYSRGIRE, from the coding sequence GTGAATCAAACTAACCAGGAACACATGGCGCAACACGACACTGGGGAAGACAAATCGCAGCTCTGGCGCCTGGCCGAACAACCGACCGACGGCCCGAATCCGGATTACGAGACCCTGCGTCAACTATTGGGCCCAACCGTCTGTCGCCGGCTGGGGATCTTCGAGATACCGCCGAACTTCGTATTGTCGGTGGTGATTCCGGTCTACAACGAACTGCGCACGATCGAAGAAGTCGTTCGGCGCATTCGCCTGACCGGCCTCCCCTTGGAGATGATTCTGGTCGACGATGGCAGCGTGGATGGCACGCGCGATATTCTGTCCCGTTGGCGTGAAGCGCCGGACATGAAAATCATTTTCCACGACCATAACCAAGGAAAGGGCGCCGCGCTACGCACGGGCTTTGCCGCGGCCACCGGTACCGTGGTCATCGTGCAGGATGCCGACCTGGAATACGATCCGGCCGAATTCGTCAAGCTGGTGCAGCCCATCATCGAGAATCAGGCAGACGTCGTCTTCGGCAGCCGCTTCTCAGGCGATAATCAGCGCGTGCTCTACTTCTGGCACTACGTCGGCAACCGCGTGCTGACGCTGCTGTCGAACATGATGACGAATCTGAACCTGTCGGACATGGAAACCTGCTACAAGGCTTTCCGCCGTGAAGTGATTCAGAAGATTGCCCCCACGCTGCGCGAGAATCGCTTCGGCATCGAGCCGGAACTGACGGCCAAGATCGCCAGCATCCCGCACATCCGCATTCACGAACGGCCCATCAGCTATGCCGGCCGCACGTATGCCGAGGGAAAGAAGATCACCTGGCGCGACGGCTTCCGCGCCCTGTACTGCATCGTCCGCTACTCACGCGGCATCCGCGAGTGA
- a CDS encoding type III polyketide synthase has protein sequence MSVEIAGIGTAVPEHQIEQDDAAEQASQICCQTQVQQRLVKTLYRRAGVRTRHSVVLNSDTNGRPAEQSFYTQTESGPTTGQRMVAYEASAAPLALAAAREALEKADVAPAEITHLVTVSCSGFASPGFDLALISRLGLTSETSRTHVGFMGCHGALNGMRVANSFVQHDRAACALLCAVELCSLHHQYRWDPEQIVANALFADGAGALVLRGQEMNSANWHVVAQRSAVIPDTEEMMSWRIGDHGFQMTLSAQVPQLLDEQLRPWLAGWLNEYGLAIKDIGSWAVHPGGPRILDACASAIGLSEESLADSREVLAEFGNMSSPTILFILDRMQRRDAPRPCVVLAFGPGLTIEAALLR, from the coding sequence ATGAGCGTGGAAATTGCAGGCATTGGAACCGCCGTGCCGGAACATCAAATCGAGCAAGACGATGCCGCCGAACAGGCGTCGCAAATCTGCTGCCAGACGCAGGTTCAGCAGCGTTTGGTAAAGACCCTCTATCGTCGCGCCGGGGTGCGTACGCGACATAGTGTCGTCCTCAATTCGGACACCAACGGCCGGCCGGCGGAACAAAGCTTTTACACGCAAACCGAATCTGGTCCCACCACGGGCCAGCGCATGGTCGCCTACGAGGCCAGCGCCGCGCCGCTGGCCCTGGCGGCAGCACGCGAGGCGTTGGAAAAAGCAGATGTCGCACCCGCCGAAATCACCCACCTGGTAACGGTCTCCTGCAGTGGCTTTGCATCGCCGGGTTTCGACTTGGCATTGATCAGCCGCCTCGGCCTGACGTCGGAAACGTCGCGCACGCACGTCGGATTCATGGGCTGCCATGGCGCACTAAATGGCATGCGCGTGGCTAATTCGTTTGTCCAACATGATCGCGCAGCTTGCGCCCTGTTGTGCGCGGTCGAACTCTGCAGCTTGCATCATCAATACCGCTGGGATCCCGAGCAGATTGTCGCCAACGCGCTATTCGCTGATGGTGCCGGCGCGCTGGTCCTGCGCGGCCAAGAAATGAATTCCGCGAACTGGCACGTGGTCGCCCAGCGCTCGGCCGTGATCCCGGACACCGAGGAGATGATGAGTTGGCGCATCGGCGATCATGGTTTCCAAATGACCCTTTCGGCCCAGGTGCCGCAATTGCTTGACGAGCAACTGCGGCCGTGGCTGGCCGGCTGGCTCAATGAATATGGCCTGGCGATCAAAGATATTGGCTCCTGGGCTGTCCACCCGGGTGGCCCGCGCATCCTCGACGCCTGCGCAAGCGCCATTGGCCTGTCCGAAGAATCGCTCGCTGACTCGCGCGAGGTGCTTGCCGAGTTCGGCAATATGTCGTCACCCACCATACTTTTCATCCTCGACCGCATGCAGCGGCGCGACGCCCCACGGCCGTGCGTCGTGCTGGCCTTTGGCCCGGGTCTGACGATCGAGGCGGCTCTGCTGCGCTAA
- a CDS encoding ABC transporter ATP-binding protein, which yields MSETTQPAVEIRALQKVFGAAATRVTALAGVDLDIPAGQFLAVMGPSGSGKSTLLHLVAGLDAPDGGTIRVNGQDILALSDDDLTLLRRRRLGLVFQAFNLLDALNAAENVALPLVVDGVDDATAEKRAAQALDRVGLAHRGRHLPKEMSGGEQQRVAIARALAIKPVLLLADEPTGNLDTHNGDQVMHLLRELVSEGQTILMVTHNPAHAAMADRIVMLRDGEIVHDRLMSEEHARNGDFTESESSGARP from the coding sequence TTGTCCGAAACTACGCAACCGGCCGTCGAGATTCGTGCCCTGCAAAAAGTCTTTGGCGCCGCCGCGACACGGGTGACCGCTCTAGCCGGAGTCGACCTCGACATTCCCGCCGGCCAATTCCTGGCCGTGATGGGCCCGTCAGGTTCCGGTAAGAGCACGCTCTTGCACTTGGTAGCAGGCCTCGATGCGCCTGACGGTGGCACGATCCGCGTCAACGGACAAGACATCCTGGCCCTCTCTGACGATGATCTGACCCTGCTGCGCCGCCGCCGGCTGGGGCTTGTCTTTCAGGCCTTCAATTTGCTCGACGCCCTGAACGCCGCCGAAAACGTTGCGTTGCCACTGGTGGTCGACGGGGTCGATGACGCCACGGCGGAAAAACGTGCGGCCCAGGCACTCGATCGCGTCGGCTTGGCACATCGCGGCCGGCACTTGCCCAAGGAAATGTCCGGCGGCGAGCAGCAACGCGTGGCGATCGCCCGGGCCTTGGCGATCAAGCCGGTCTTGCTGTTAGCCGATGAGCCGACCGGCAACCTCGACACGCACAACGGCGACCAGGTGATGCATCTCTTGCGTGAGTTGGTCAGCGAAGGCCAAACCATTCTGATGGTCACGCACAACCCGGCCCATGCCGCGATGGCAGATCGCATTGTCATGCTGCGCGACGGCGAAATCGTACACGACCGACTGATGTCGGAAGAGCACGCCCGCAATGGTGACTTCACCGAAAGTGAAAGTTCGGGCGCACGGCCATGA
- a CDS encoding FAD-dependent monooxygenase, with product MNVAPTINIAQASAPLWDAIVIGAGPAGAIAALELVRRGHSTLLVERCAFPRAKVCGGCLNSGALVMLKELGLEHTLSAGYAAPVNRFVVHARKRAVALDLPAGAAIERAAFDAALTAAAIDAGVAFLPETTATVTSGDSPDSASRTVTLTSTDQQISTAHGRVVLAADGLGHASVRHLEAFRASTVAEARIGLGLTVREPHGAYDSGAIHMGVARHGYVGLVRTADGNLNVAAAVDPAALRAAGGPANLINEILREANMAMLSAVDTRAWRGTLPLTRASGTLADRRVFLLGDAAGYVEPFTGEGMGWAIASATAVVPYAQRLITTSDESCELTWQAVQQRQIARGQFACRILAPLLRRPLIVEMALRALQAVPSVANPLVRRIQSGPVPLQTSMS from the coding sequence ATGAACGTCGCGCCAACGATTAACATCGCCCAGGCAAGCGCTCCGCTATGGGACGCGATCGTGATCGGCGCCGGACCCGCAGGTGCGATAGCGGCGCTTGAGTTGGTGCGACGCGGCCACTCGACATTGCTCGTCGAGCGTTGTGCGTTTCCCCGCGCAAAAGTTTGTGGCGGCTGTTTGAATAGCGGTGCCCTGGTAATGCTGAAGGAACTCGGACTCGAGCACACGCTTAGCGCCGGCTATGCGGCCCCGGTCAATCGATTTGTGGTGCATGCGCGCAAGCGCGCGGTGGCACTCGATCTGCCGGCAGGCGCAGCCATTGAACGTGCGGCCTTCGACGCGGCCCTCACGGCCGCCGCGATCGACGCCGGCGTCGCCTTCCTTCCCGAAACAACTGCCACGGTTACCTCCGGCGACTCGCCCGACAGTGCATCACGAACCGTCACACTGACCAGTACGGACCAGCAAATCTCCACCGCCCACGGTCGAGTCGTCTTGGCCGCGGACGGACTGGGGCACGCCAGTGTCCGTCACCTGGAAGCGTTCCGCGCGAGTACCGTCGCCGAGGCGCGAATCGGTCTGGGGCTAACCGTTCGCGAACCCCACGGTGCCTACGATTCCGGCGCGATTCACATGGGAGTGGCCCGGCACGGATACGTGGGGCTCGTGCGCACGGCCGACGGGAATCTGAACGTCGCGGCTGCCGTCGATCCCGCGGCGCTGCGTGCGGCCGGCGGCCCCGCCAATCTCATCAACGAAATTCTGCGCGAGGCCAACATGGCGATGCTGTCCGCCGTCGATACGCGTGCCTGGCGCGGGACTCTTCCGCTGACGCGAGCGAGCGGCACGCTCGCCGATCGGCGTGTGTTTCTGCTCGGCGATGCGGCCGGCTATGTCGAGCCATTTACAGGCGAAGGAATGGGCTGGGCCATTGCCTCGGCCACGGCGGTCGTTCCCTATGCCCAGCGGTTGATCACTACAAGCGACGAATCGTGCGAGCTCACATGGCAAGCCGTGCAACAGCGGCAGATCGCGCGCGGGCAATTCGCCTGCCGCATCTTGGCGCCGCTCCTGCGCCGCCCGCTGATCGTCGAAATGGCGCTTCGCGCGCTGCAGGCAGTTCCGTCCGTGGCCAATCCACTTGTGCGGCGCATTCAGTCGGGGCCCGTCCCTTTGCAAACGAGTATGTCATGA
- a CDS encoding FtsX-like permease family protein: MMLRHYTYREFVRRPSRTLLTLAGIVIGVAGVFAIALVINTTRHAYQQMFADLTGNAALEVVAEGGGGFDPALASEIAKLRGVRSANPVVQMVAGLVNGENPLGVMVIGTDPAHDEETAAHQVAGRALANDNEALLVDNFAKSLKLSVDSQIRLLSRAGISELRVVGLVEPSGIAGFNGGSVVFVTLPAARKLFKLDDQATAIPIVLTDDADLDSVQAAITPLLPEGLVVRSPATRGDLAQHSLLGAEQGLSALSVVSIVAGAFVILNSFLMSLGERRRQLAILRAIGVTSSQITSLLLREALILGVVGMVIGMAVGLLVSVMLVGGMEQLLGVTLRRLELAPQPFILAALFGPGMAVMATLSPARRAARRPPLPDLLGLQVQGNDAIVTRMLRIGAVIGIAAIAGVGAFIGRWLPGPLQRAVPAPLLGLILISGVLLTPALYPYVAALIARLLKPVWGIEGRLAVQQLSRNALRSGLTAAVLCVALVISIAMGQSIRNNIRDIEQWSVRTFKADYLLRSTLPELSYAVTAHLPEELRNELRALPDVAAVHELNLVQAKTGDEAVVIVARSFDAEATEALDIAEGSQADITRGLLAGEAVIGTALARRLNLNVGDSLELNTRRGSRTVRIAGTVTEYIAGGMAAYLERKAAQQLFQFDGVDVYMVTAQPGATAALGKTMATFSESRGYMLQSNAEFRARIHYMMAGVIGFLWLLLALVFFVASLGIVNTLTMNVMEQTREIAVLRSVALCRSQVRRMILFQALNLGLCSLVPGVAIGLLLAFLMNLSTHVLLGQPVEFYADGWFVLACSGACLLIASAAAWIPARRASRLEIVRALQYE; this comes from the coding sequence ATGATGCTGCGGCATTACACGTATCGCGAGTTCGTGCGCCGACCGAGCCGAACGCTGCTTACCCTGGCTGGCATCGTGATCGGCGTGGCAGGTGTCTTCGCAATCGCCCTGGTGATCAACACCACGCGGCACGCGTATCAGCAGATGTTCGCCGATCTGACCGGCAACGCGGCGCTCGAAGTCGTTGCTGAAGGAGGAGGTGGCTTCGATCCTGCACTAGCGAGCGAGATTGCGAAACTTCGCGGTGTGCGCTCGGCAAATCCTGTCGTGCAGATGGTTGCGGGGCTGGTGAACGGAGAGAACCCGCTCGGCGTGATGGTCATCGGAACCGATCCGGCCCACGACGAAGAAACGGCCGCCCATCAGGTCGCGGGGCGAGCATTGGCGAACGACAACGAAGCCCTGCTGGTCGATAACTTCGCCAAGAGTTTGAAGCTGTCCGTCGATTCGCAAATCCGCTTGCTGTCACGCGCCGGGATCAGCGAGCTACGTGTCGTCGGCCTGGTCGAGCCGAGTGGCATCGCCGGATTCAACGGCGGTTCGGTCGTATTTGTCACGTTGCCGGCAGCGCGAAAGCTGTTCAAGCTGGACGACCAGGCGACAGCGATCCCCATTGTTCTGACCGACGATGCCGATTTGGACAGCGTGCAAGCCGCGATCACACCGTTGCTGCCAGAGGGTCTGGTGGTCCGCTCTCCCGCCACGCGAGGTGACCTGGCGCAGCATAGCCTACTAGGTGCGGAGCAAGGGCTGTCGGCCCTGAGCGTGGTTTCGATCGTGGCTGGTGCCTTCGTAATCCTCAATTCGTTCCTCATGAGTCTGGGAGAACGGCGGCGGCAACTGGCGATTCTCCGCGCGATCGGCGTGACGAGCAGCCAAATCACGAGCCTTTTGCTACGAGAAGCTCTGATCCTGGGTGTCGTCGGCATGGTTATCGGCATGGCCGTCGGGCTGCTCGTCTCGGTGATGCTCGTAGGAGGCATGGAGCAACTGCTCGGCGTGACGCTGCGACGCCTGGAGCTTGCGCCACAGCCGTTTATCCTCGCCGCGCTGTTTGGTCCAGGCATGGCCGTAATGGCAACCCTTTCGCCGGCGCGCCGTGCCGCTCGGCGCCCGCCGTTACCCGACTTGCTAGGTCTGCAGGTGCAAGGCAACGATGCGATTGTCACGCGCATGCTTCGCATCGGGGCCGTGATCGGCATTGCTGCCATCGCCGGTGTCGGAGCGTTCATCGGTCGCTGGCTGCCGGGCCCTCTGCAGCGCGCGGTGCCAGCACCGCTATTGGGTTTGATTCTGATTAGCGGCGTTCTGCTGACCCCTGCCCTGTATCCGTACGTCGCGGCCCTGATTGCCAGACTGCTCAAGCCGGTATGGGGGATCGAGGGACGGTTGGCCGTACAGCAACTATCGCGTAATGCCCTGCGCAGTGGCCTGACTGCCGCTGTGCTGTGCGTAGCCTTGGTGATCTCGATCGCAATGGGGCAATCGATCCGCAACAACATTCGCGACATCGAGCAATGGTCGGTCCGCACCTTCAAGGCCGATTACCTGCTGCGCAGCACGCTGCCTGAGTTGAGCTACGCCGTCACCGCGCATTTGCCCGAAGAGCTGCGTAACGAGCTGCGTGCGCTGCCCGACGTTGCAGCCGTTCACGAGCTGAATCTGGTGCAAGCAAAGACCGGCGACGAGGCGGTTGTGATCGTCGCCCGATCGTTCGACGCCGAAGCGACCGAAGCTCTAGATATCGCCGAGGGGTCGCAAGCCGATATCACGCGAGGCCTGTTGGCGGGCGAAGCCGTGATCGGCACAGCGCTCGCGCGGAGATTGAATCTGAACGTCGGAGACTCGCTGGAGTTGAACACCCGCCGTGGCAGTCGCACGGTTCGCATCGCGGGCACCGTGACGGAATACATCGCCGGTGGAATGGCAGCCTATCTCGAGCGGAAGGCTGCCCAGCAGTTATTCCAGTTCGATGGCGTCGACGTTTATATGGTGACCGCGCAACCTGGGGCGACCGCGGCCTTGGGGAAGACTATGGCGACCTTCAGTGAATCCCGCGGCTACATGTTGCAGTCGAATGCCGAATTTCGCGCCCGTATCCATTACATGATGGCCGGGGTCATTGGCTTTCTGTGGCTACTCCTGGCATTGGTCTTTTTCGTGGCCTCGCTAGGCATCGTTAACACGCTAACAATGAATGTCATGGAGCAAACCCGAGAAATCGCCGTGCTCCGCAGCGTGGCCCTTTGCCGGTCTCAGGTCCGCCGGATGATCCTGTTTCAGGCCCTCAACCTGGGCTTGTGCAGCCTGGTCCCGGGGGTAGCTATCGGCCTGTTGCTGGCATTTTTGATGAATTTGTCTACCCATGTCCTGCTGGGGCAGCCGGTCGAATTCTATGCCGACGGCTGGTTTGTGCTGGCATGCAGCGGGGCCTGCCTGCTGATCGCTTCGGCGGCCGCCTGGATTCCTGCCCGACGCGCTTCGCGACTTGAGATCGTTCGTGCGTTACAATACGAATAG
- a CDS encoding YceI family protein: MPLQPRFFAIALIAFALAGISATNNLAQAVPPAAQAPSLVPGQIETRASRVFIRVGKTGLGHEHGVEGHIKSGSVQLGATANAGQIVFDVTSFQADTPAARQYVGLEGTTDADTQRQVNANMLGPSVLDVQRYPTATLKVNSIQPVRVDRTDALPQYQIDGDFTLHGATRKVRILAEASSATGYTRLRGNFAILQTDYGITPYSKAFGAIGVADSLTIYGDLWIATSPGAK; this comes from the coding sequence ATGCCCCTTCAGCCACGATTCTTCGCGATCGCGCTCATCGCATTCGCGCTCGCCGGGATCAGTGCTACGAACAATCTCGCCCAGGCCGTACCTCCTGCTGCTCAAGCCCCGTCGCTTGTGCCGGGACAAATCGAAACCCGCGCCAGCCGCGTATTTATTCGGGTGGGAAAGACCGGCCTGGGGCACGAGCATGGTGTCGAAGGCCACATCAAGTCCGGATCTGTGCAACTGGGGGCGACGGCCAACGCGGGACAAATCGTTTTCGACGTCACCTCGTTTCAAGCTGATACCCCCGCCGCGCGGCAATACGTCGGACTGGAAGGGACGACCGACGCCGATACGCAGCGGCAAGTAAACGCCAATATGCTCGGCCCCAGCGTGCTCGACGTGCAACGCTACCCCACGGCGACGCTTAAAGTGAATTCCATTCAGCCGGTGCGTGTCGATCGAACAGATGCACTGCCCCAGTATCAGATTGACGGAGATTTCACGCTCCATGGCGCCACGCGCAAGGTTCGCATCCTGGCCGAGGCGTCATCGGCGACGGGCTACACGCGCCTACGCGGGAACTTCGCGATCTTGCAGACCGACTACGGCATTACTCCGTACAGCAAGGCTTTTGGTGCGATCGGCGTTGCCGACAGCCTGACCATTTACGGCGACCTGTGGATCGCCACGAGCCCGGGAGCGAAGTGA
- a CDS encoding methyltransferase domain-containing protein, producing MIVCPTVRKQDIRSHYNLTTLFYRLLWGRHIHHGLWSGDESATVAQQQLTEAVAREAGIRDHDEVLDVGCGMGSSSIYLASQLGCQVTGITISAVQRRWAQCAARWHSVARRTQFLCNDAEQAAFSPQSFDVVWSIECTEHLFDKPRFFRRAGTWLRPGGRVAICAWLAGETNDSDSMLRVHRVCEGFFCPSLGTADDYRHWMEKAGLTNVRFLDWTAAVTRTWEICQERVRRTGVRWLARAVDQNQVLFLDRFEAILQAYQTGAMQYGCFIAERPR from the coding sequence ATGATCGTTTGTCCAACCGTTCGCAAGCAAGATATCCGCAGCCATTACAATCTGACGACCTTGTTCTATCGACTCCTGTGGGGTAGACACATTCACCATGGATTGTGGTCCGGCGATGAATCCGCCACGGTTGCCCAACAACAATTGACCGAGGCCGTCGCCCGCGAAGCCGGCATTCGCGATCATGACGAAGTGCTGGACGTCGGCTGTGGCATGGGGTCGTCGTCGATCTATTTGGCCTCTCAGTTGGGCTGCCAGGTGACGGGCATCACGATTAGCGCCGTGCAAAGACGCTGGGCACAATGCGCCGCGCGCTGGCATAGCGTCGCGCGCCGGACGCAATTCCTCTGCAACGATGCCGAACAGGCGGCCTTCTCGCCGCAATCGTTCGACGTTGTATGGAGCATCGAATGTACCGAACATCTGTTCGACAAGCCTCGCTTCTTCCGCCGCGCCGGCACCTGGCTGCGTCCCGGCGGGCGGGTAGCGATCTGCGCCTGGCTGGCCGGCGAAACGAACGACTCCGACTCCATGTTGCGGGTCCATCGTGTTTGCGAGGGATTCTTCTGCCCCTCGCTAGGAACCGCGGACGACTATCGCCACTGGATGGAGAAAGCCGGCCTTACGAATGTGCGCTTCCTCGATTGGACGGCCGCCGTTACGCGTACCTGGGAAATTTGCCAAGAGCGCGTGCGCCGTACGGGCGTGCGCTGGCTGGCCCGGGCCGTTGACCAGAATCAAGTGCTCTTCCTGGATCGATTCGAGGCCATCTTGCAGGCCTATCAAACCGGCGCGATGCAGTATGGATGCTTCATCGCCGAACGCCCCCGCTAA
- a CDS encoding methyltransferase domain-containing protein, translating to MIQNRRLQPELMDQPDLDPALHVQALRGLQRINVISRSAAILWPPLAALAKETTRPLRVLDIACGGGDNAVAVARLATRAGVSITIDGCDISPCAVEEAQRRSTAAQLSNVQFFARDVLAQPLPDRYDVIMTSLFLHHLPEQQAVDLLASMAKAAHRAVLVCDLQRSWLGYGLAWVGCHMLTTSPIVHVDGPRSVEAAFAADEISKLAMRSGLDGAIITHHWPQRWLLAWRKS from the coding sequence ATGATTCAAAATCGCCGCTTGCAACCCGAGCTGATGGATCAGCCCGACCTCGATCCAGCCCTGCATGTGCAGGCGCTGCGCGGCCTGCAGCGAATCAACGTAATCAGCCGCAGCGCCGCGATACTCTGGCCGCCGCTCGCCGCGTTGGCGAAAGAGACGACGAGGCCTCTGCGCGTGCTCGACATTGCCTGCGGCGGCGGCGACAACGCCGTGGCCGTGGCTCGTCTGGCGACTCGCGCCGGAGTCTCGATAACCATTGACGGTTGCGATATCAGCCCCTGCGCCGTCGAGGAGGCGCAGCGCCGTTCCACAGCTGCGCAATTGAGCAATGTGCAATTCTTCGCCCGCGACGTGCTGGCACAGCCGCTGCCAGACCGCTACGACGTGATCATGACGTCCCTGTTCTTGCATCATTTGCCAGAGCAGCAAGCCGTCGACCTGCTGGCCAGCATGGCGAAAGCAGCGCACCGCGCTGTATTGGTCTGCGATTTGCAACGCAGTTGGCTCGGCTATGGTTTGGCCTGGGTCGGTTGTCACATGTTGACCACTTCCCCGATTGTCCACGTCGACGGCCCCCGTTCGGTGGAAGCCGCTTTCGCCGCCGATGAGATCAGTAAGTTGGCTATGCGCAGCGGCCTGGATGGCGCGATCATTACGCATCACTGGCCGCAACGCTGGCTGCTCGCCTGGAGGAAATCATGA
- a CDS encoding MauE/DoxX family redox-associated membrane protein — translation MGLIKTVLKYVQGLLYVVAGMNHFIAPSFYMKIMPPSFPWHAALVFISGIAEVLLGVLLLIPRTTRLAAWGLIALLIAVFPANIYVYQNQELFGGVPPWVHLARLPIQGLLILWAWWYTRD, via the coding sequence ATGGGACTTATCAAAACGGTGCTCAAGTACGTGCAGGGCCTGCTCTATGTTGTGGCCGGGATGAACCACTTCATCGCGCCAAGCTTCTACATGAAAATCATGCCCCCCTCGTTTCCGTGGCATGCGGCGCTGGTTTTTATCAGTGGAATCGCGGAAGTGCTCTTAGGTGTGCTGCTGCTGATCCCGCGGACCACTCGGTTAGCGGCGTGGGGCCTGATTGCGCTGTTGATTGCCGTCTTCCCGGCAAACATCTACGTCTATCAGAATCAAGAGCTCTTCGGCGGTGTACCGCCCTGGGTACACCTGGCACGACTGCCGATTCAGGGTTTGTTGATTCTGTGGGCGTGGTGGTACACGCGAGATTAG
- a CDS encoding cyanophycinase translates to MVVLGLCLIGISSAGRAEEKKGSLVIIGGALRSTDSQVWERDIWERIVELAGGEAAQIAVFPTASGTPLDSGERAVAALRKAGADAFVVPLGLMNVDVDFRKVVVDEDMVEKVRHATGVFFTGGDQKRITKALRTEEGENTPLLEAIWQVYNDGGVIAGTSAGAAVLSRVMFADPDTVLATLKKGVKFGKEIDEGLGFLDHGWFIEQHCLTRGRFARALVAMHSQGLKFGIGVDENTACVVRNGTEVEVVGFKGAVVLDLSNASHDPDVSGFNLKNVRMTYLDHGDTFDLTTLTVTPAKQKVAGSMPHGEELDSEAEPFMFPDILANTTVVEVLSRLMQRRKVEAIGLAFDGLAARQEPTQGFEFRFYPGEDSAGWYGDVPAGTGFTVSNIHLDVRPIEISGPLYK, encoded by the coding sequence GTGGTAGTTTTGGGCCTTTGTCTGATCGGAATTTCATCCGCGGGCAGGGCTGAAGAGAAAAAGGGATCGCTCGTAATCATCGGCGGTGCCTTACGTTCAACAGACAGTCAGGTCTGGGAACGTGACATTTGGGAGCGCATCGTCGAGTTGGCAGGAGGCGAAGCCGCGCAGATCGCGGTCTTCCCCACCGCTAGCGGAACTCCGCTGGATAGTGGCGAGCGGGCCGTGGCCGCGCTGCGAAAGGCCGGCGCCGATGCTTTCGTTGTCCCCCTGGGCCTGATGAATGTCGACGTTGACTTCCGCAAGGTGGTCGTCGACGAAGACATGGTCGAAAAGGTCCGGCACGCGACTGGAGTCTTCTTCACTGGCGGCGATCAAAAGCGAATCACCAAAGCCCTGCGGACAGAAGAAGGCGAAAACACGCCGCTTCTGGAAGCCATCTGGCAAGTCTACAACGATGGCGGCGTCATCGCTGGCACTAGCGCCGGAGCTGCCGTGCTTAGCCGTGTCATGTTTGCCGACCCCGATACCGTGCTAGCGACTCTGAAAAAGGGCGTGAAGTTCGGTAAAGAGATCGACGAAGGACTCGGTTTCCTCGATCACGGCTGGTTTATCGAACAGCATTGCCTCACCCGCGGCCGCTTTGCCCGTGCGCTGGTGGCCATGCACTCGCAAGGGCTGAAATTCGGCATCGGCGTCGACGAAAACACCGCCTGCGTCGTGCGCAACGGAACCGAGGTCGAAGTCGTCGGCTTCAAGGGGGCCGTCGTGCTCGATCTCTCGAATGCCAGCCACGATCCTGATGTATCGGGCTTCAACCTTAAGAACGTCCGCATGACCTATCTCGATCACGGTGACACCTTCGACCTGACCACCCTCACCGTGACACCGGCCAAGCAAAAAGTCGCTGGCTCGATGCCGCATGGCGAAGAGCTCGACTCCGAAGCCGAACCGTTCATGTTCCCTGATATCCTGGCCAACACCACGGTGGTCGAGGTGCTCAGTCGGCTGATGCAACGCCGCAAGGTCGAGGCGATCGGGCTGGCCTTCGACGGACTGGCTGCTCGTCAAGAGCCGACGCAGGGCTTCGAATTCCGCTTCTATCCCGGCGAAGATAGCGCTGGATGGTACGGAGATGTTCCGGCCGGTACGGGATTCACGGTCAGCAACATCCACTTGGATGTACGGCCGATCGAAATCTCGGGACCGCTTTACAAGTAG